Part of the Solanum pennellii chromosome 10, SPENNV200 genome is shown below.
TAATGATTGAGAAAAGACTTAACTTTAagttaacaaaataaacataaaaaagtaCACTGaacttaatataaataattaactttaaaaaattaaagaaagcaAATGAAGAATCCAAAGTTAAGTAAGATTTgtagttattaatttttttaggcaAAGTGTTACAGGTTAAGCACGTTGTAAAGACGTGCATTGTCCCCAGCCCAACATtgcatgagaaaaaaatatcaattttataaaattaaatattttaaaaaaatgtttaatcatttaaggaaaaaatgatgTGACACAATAAATTTAGTCCCTTAATTGGATACACTTATGACTCACGCAAATATAATTAGTTAGAGATATTATATACTTATTAAACGcataaatagtgtattttactagcatatataatttatttagctATAATATAcctatgaatataatgtataaaatttttaatcattcataatttttttttgatatgtaAATCAGGAAAAAATTTaggattttataaaaaaagttatattatatatatttttagtagcATAATCCTtccaaaattatatatttgctATCTTAATTTACCTTGACTATCTTAACTTttctaaatttgtttttataacATTAGTAGTAGTATTTATACtactttcataatttttatactgtgttttatttttcttgctataaaattatattttgaaaaatcactTTATTAGGAAttctaaattagaaaaatatattagtgTGGGACCCATTTTACTCCTATGGAGTGGCAGCCCACATGTCCTCTATACAATCCAAGAAAGGACCATTGATGTTACAAAAAATGTACagagaaatgagaaaaaaaaatgaaaactctctctttctctctcaagtATTTGTTCAGAGTATAGTTTGTGAAAATACAGAGCTTTAGATCTCTGTCtacatcatatttttttgaaggTAAATATGCTTTCTTTTATACATTTTCTTGATTTGCTGTTGTGTTTTGCTCATTATTGATGGTCACTATGTGTTGAATCTTAATGGGGTTTTTCTTAACTTCATTGCAATGACTTTTATGTTGCTCAATCTCTTATTcttgttgtttatattttaatgagttttttttttgtgtgtttatactaaaaattgcattttttaggAAGTTGGGAGAAATAATGGAGGAATTTGGAAAATACCACTTCAAATCTCTTGTTTTTGCTTTAAAGTTGTAATCTTTGTTATTTTTGAGTAATGGGGTTGTTTTAGTTGAAAtggagaaatttgaaaaatctcACTTCAAATCTCTTGTTTTTGCTTTAAAGTTCTAATCTTTGTTATTTTTGAGTAATGGGGTTGTTTTTATTGAAATGGAGAAATTTGAAATATCTCACTTCAAATCTCTTGTTTTTCCTTTAAAGTTGTAATCTTTGATGTTTATGAGTGATGGGGTTGTTTTAATTGAAATGGATCTATGTTTAAACTTAGTGTATCTCCATAGTTGTGTTATGCTTAAGGTATGAAGTTCAAGAAGTTGATGCTTGGTCACAAAATGGGTGGATTTATATACCTCATTTAGGGTTGTGTTATATTAATAGGATACTTCTATAGGAAATCAAGCAATATATACGACAACAACATACTCACTGAAATTTCACAAAGTGAGGTTTGGGGAGGTGTAGAGTGTAAGCAGACCTTACTCCTACCTCGTGGAGGCAAAGTTGTTTCCAAAAACCTCTCGACTCAAGTGAAGCAAATCAACGTAGTAATGGAAAGGAAAAATGGTAGTAAAGAAAGCATGACAACTAAATAAGTAATATATGTACTTTACAATATCCATTACATTGTTTAAAGAGATATCATGGCatcaaaaaatttacttttattgTTCATACAATGTTGGATCTCAAACTATTGTGAATGCTTTACTGAGGTCACTACATTATGCTCCTTTACAAAATTTATTGGAAAATTTCACCTAACTTGCATTCTCttgttcatgaatttttttttatatctgtGGGGTCCGGCTAGCTTGCGTGCACCTAGACTAATTCCACCAGATATTTGTCACCTCATACCCCAACATGTGCTAGGTAACTCTATCTACCAAGGCTATGACAAATGGGAAGAAATCATCTAGTGCTTTTTTCTTACTGAGATTGAAACCTGAGGCCTTGTGGTTCTGTGTCATGAAATGCTTGTTCTTTCATCTCTTTATTGTTGTGTTTTTGGTAGTCAAAGAGGTAGTATTTGCctcttctatatatttatttattgtggTTTAGGATATGTGTGAGTCTGATTATTAGGAAGATAACAGGTGTTGCTTGGTTTTCTGATATGGAATTCTAATTAATCATTTCAGGGGCAAGTATGGATTTCAAAATGACTGAATCAGACCGGACTCGATAGAGCTCAGAAATTTTTGGTTCAGTGTGATGTATGCTCTTTCAGGCATGGTCAGCAAGGTGTTTGGCTTTTATGAGTCAGCCATTTACCTTTGAAGTGCTTGCTGATTAGTCTACTTACTGCCAAGGCCCGTTGTGATGGGTTCATTTCGTGCTAATTGTGAAATTGTTGAGTCGAAGGATGAGGCTGAATTGTTCCAGCATTCGAGAAGGTTTAATCAAGTACTCGAACCGGACAGAAAGCAGCAGAAGCCTCCTTTGGCTAGAAAAGGAGCCGGTAAATACATAGGAGATGACATCAATCAGCTTTTCGAATCAATCAATGTAAGAACATCAAAGAGTCTGGATTTGACAGATCATGTAAGAAGAGATGCCTCAAAAAGGCCAATGAGGGGTGGTGGATCAAACTCTCCAGTAACAGGGTTTTCTGATCCAGTTTCTCTAAAGCAGGCATTTCGGGGTCTATGCATATCTCAGGCAGCTGAAATGGCTGCAATGAGGCGATTATCAAAGCCACCTGGCTCTCCTAGTGGTTTAGAACCTGGAAGAATTACATGTTCCTCCCGATTTGCAGGTCCTAGTGAATCTGGTTTTCTTCGATCAGAAAGACTATTACAAGATGAAAGCATTTCAGGAGGTCTCCACAAGCTGTCCCATAACCCCCATGAACGGTATGTTAAGTCAGCAAACCATAGTCCCCGTTCTTCTCCACGATTTGCCATTAAGCCATTCAACATGAGTCAAAATGGGAGAGTAGTGCCAGCAGAGAGCATGTCCAGCTCTGTGCCTCAGCACATCCAAGAATCCAGGTTAAAGTCACCAGGTCAAAGTGCGTTTTCGTCTCCACGATATGCTAGTAAACCGAGTATTAAGAGTACGGAGTCCATATCCAGGCAATCTGAGAGAATATTGTCTGCAGAAAATGTACTGGGCTCCCGTAAAAAGGATTTTCTACAGCCTCCAGAAGCCAACATGAGATCATCCAACCAAACTGCTCTCTCTTCACCTCGAATTGGTGATAAACCAGTAACTAAGCAAGCAGAATCAGTTGTAGCGCAAAATGAGAGGACAGGAGGCGCCGAAAGCATTTCTGGTTTTTTCAACATGATACCTGATTACCCAGAGCCCATGAAGTCCCCACACCAAGGTGCCATTTCGTCTCCTAGGTTGGTAGCTGCACAGGCTCTACAGTTGACAACTTCAAGCCTCCAGGAAACTAAGAATGCACAAGCATCAAACTATCATGAGATCAAAGCACTAGGAACAGCATCAACTAAGGAAAAAACCCAAACTGCAGTTCCTTCCTCATCTTCATGTGAGTCTAATAATGTCGTATTGGTGTCTGGACCAAAAAGATCGCCAGATAATCAGAAGAGAAATGTGGTTACATCATTTAGAGTAGCAAACAAAGCAGCTCTAAAGCTGAGACGTAAAGGCAGGTCGCAGACAGTGCCTTCGTCAAATGTAGTAAAAGGCAACAAGGAGTCCAAATCGAGAAGAAGCACCAGTCGTTCCATTAAGCCTCCAGTCAAAAACAAATCTCTTGTCAAGAAGAAATTGAAAGAGGAGGTGGCACTAGCAGCTAGCACTTTTAATCTATGCTATGAAATAAATGATCCAACAGAATCTCCTAGTCAACTTATCTGCCAGAGATGTCAGTGCACTCTCGAGGGTGCAGGGAAGGAATCTAGTGAGGAACCTGCTAAGCAAATCTCTGGATGTATGACCGTTGGAGCTAGTGAAAATAGCACTAGCTGTGCTGCTAATGGTTATAACAATAGCGGTCCCCCTGTCTTGAAATTCAACAAGACATCAAAATCTAGGGAGCAAGGCGAATTTTCTCAGAGCTCAAAGAGTAGTATTGGCGATTATAGTACTAGCACAACCATCAGTGAAGAGAGCAACCTAAGCGGCTCTTTTTCGGGGAACAGACCACACATGTCCAAAGATGGCAGGTGGGAGGCTATCAATCAGGTGAGAAAACACTATGGATTCTTAGGATTAAGTCACttcaatttgttgaagaagcttggTTGCGGAGACATTGGCACGGTGTATCTTGCTGAGCTGCTAGAAACCAATTGCTTGTTTGCAATAAAAGTTATGGATAATGAATATCTGGCAAGAAGGAAAAAGTTGCCGAGGGCCCAAACTGAAAGAGAGATTCTCCGGATCCTGGATCATCCTTTTCTGCCAACACTCTATGCACAGTTCACTTCAGATAATTTATCATGTTTAGTTATGGAGTTCTGTTCAGGTGGTGATTTACATGTCCTCCGTCAGAAGCAGCCAGGTCGATATTTTTCCGAGCCGGCAGCAAGGTATGATGTTCTCCAATGCAGTAGATCTTACTGAACAACAATAATGTTGTCAGATGATGTTTCCTAGGAAATACTTGTAAATAATGAAACTTCCTTTGAAAATGATATAAGTTCACCATACGCATAAAAAAGACGATCTTTCTTTGACCTgtaaataaatgtgaaattttttggCTCAGTTTATTATATAACTTAACTTAGATTTTCTCACTTTACTGACTTGAACAAGTAATGACTAGGTAATGCATGATCGTAGGAGTCTGTGTTCTAACTTATCTATATATTATAGCTACGCGATAAGACAAATTCTTCTAATATGCATGCATTTTCTGATTAGGTGTATCCTCTTTTGTCACCAATCAAACCCCTCTTTccaaagaaaaatgtaaatcgATAAAAATGCACTTGTGTCGAAACTGTTGCTTTTAAGTTTTAAAGGCTAAGTGGAACTTATTTGATTGGGCTGGTGTTTAAAATTTTGGCTTGCTTTGGTAGCTGTGTTTTTAAACACTAAGAAAAGTTGAACTAGTTATGTCACCTTCAGCATAAAATATTTCTTCCATTATAACAAGACAACTAGCTTAGTGtataatttttgttcttctccCCAAGATTTTTCTCACTAGTTAGCTATATTAGACATGTTTTACTGTCTTGAGGTTCTCTATTATCTTCTCCGTTTAACATATGATACTCGTTTAATGCCATGTAAATATATCCGCTGACCTGTTGGTATATTAATATCATGAAAGACCTTACTGTAGATGGCTCCCTCTCTCCACTTCCTTGCAATTTAGCATCATGACCTAGTGGGTGTGCTTCTCCTAACTTCGCTGAATGTTGTACGCCATAGTTTAGCCGAGTTTTTATGGACGGTAGTAACTGTGTTTAGCGTCGTGAATATGTATCTATTATATTTAATCATAGATGATTAAGCACTATCTAACCAGGCTGAGAATGTAGAAATCAAAATCAGCCATGTTTTAATGGAAGCTAGCAAGTGTGTTTTGTATCCACAATATTCAAATTTAGATGTATTATACATCATGTTATTAATCTTTTAGCTTCCACATCCGTTATTCGGTAGTTGGTGCAACCTCTCTTAACTCGTTGTAATTGCAGGTTTTATGTTGCGGAGGTCCTCCTTGCTCTGGAGTATTTGCATATGCTAGGAGTTGTATACCGTGATTTGAAACCAGAAAACATTCTGGTTCGGGAAGATGGTCACATCATGCTTACTGATTTTGACCTCTCACTCAGATGTTCTGTTAATCCCACTCTTCTACAGTCATCCTCATTGGGAGTAGAAGCCCCGCGGATCTCTGGTCCATGCGCAGGATCCAACTGCATTGATCCATTTTGTGCTGGACCATCATGTCAAGTTTCTTGCTTTAGCCCCAGAGTTTTACCTGGCACTGCTAGAGCAAGAAAGCTAAAAGCTGAAGCTGCTGCATCTCTTAACAGATCATTGCCTCAGCTTGTGGTAGAGCCAACGGAAGCTCGGTCCAACTCGTTTGTAGGTACACATGAATACTTGGCTCCTGAGATCATCAAAGGTGAGGGCCATGGGAGTGCTGTTGACTGGTGGACACTAGGCGTTTTCCTTTACGAGCTTCTATATGGTAAGACACCCTTTAAAGGTGCTGGAAATGAAGAAACTTTGGCCAACGTCGTCCTGCAGAACCTCAGATTTCCCGACAGCCAGATTGTTAGTTTTCAAGCAAGGGATCTCATCAGAGGGCTGTTAGTAAAGGAGCCCGAGAATCGATTGGGAACAGAAACAGGTGCTGCTGAGATTAAGAGACACCCTTTCTTTGATGGCCTGAACTGGGCGTTGATACGCTGCGCCGTTCCACCTCAAGTACCTGGAGTAACAAAAGTAGCACTTGAGGAAAAGAGCAAAAAGTTTTTGGAGTGTGGTTCAACAGGAGAGCATCTGGAATTTGAGCTATTCTAGCAAAACTTGTTGATACTCATGTctaaattattcatgaaaagcaAGGCCAAAAAATTTTGCTCAGTGAAAAGCTGTAGTTATACTTTGATTATGCCATATTATATTTGGATTTTGCTTAGCTGATGTATtgggaaaaaaattgaagagcCACAACTTAGGAGGCTGAGCAATAAATGCATTTAAGTCCTGCTATGAAATGGTAGTTGATTGTTTTGACTGGCAGATATACAGATTAGCTATGTTGTtcaaaattcttcaaaaaaaatgtcTAACAGATGCATGCCGGATTTTTCAAAAGTAGTGTATATGCATTTAGTCCTAGTTGTTTTGACCGGCAGATATACATATTAGCTATGTTGCTAAAGCTCTTCAGAAATAATGTCTAACGTGTGCGTGTCAGATTCTTCGAAAGTAGtatattttttgaagaattcaaCAAGGGTGCGCTATTGAAAATCAAAAGTTCGCGTAATTTAGCATATTAGTGAAGCTACACAAGTTGTTTAAGAAATGGGTGGTCTTTTTACTATGACTTGTGTAATTTTCACCTCTGGAGCTAGCTCTAAGATTAAGTAGGTTTAAGATGCATTAAATTTAGAGTAATAAATATGTAGAATGTTAGACGATTTTTTCATTGTTTCGTATGTGTTAGCCCattaatattttgatgatatgagTTTCGGACGATTTTATTGCAAAACCCCTTACGGAAGCGCCTTCTAGGAAGTTAGGTGAGCAATACTGTAGGGTTGTGCAACAGTTGAttcgattttatgtattattagttcagtttttaaatatgataaacCAATAAGATTTTTTATCGGTTTTGGTCCTTAACCGTttggttttttatttaatcaataaaaaaatacttataaaataaatatatgacttCTCTAATAAATTTGAGGCGACAAGACAATCATTAACTTTACAAATTCtcataaaatagaaagaataataacaaacatgaaaagaactatGCATGTGTAACACAAAGAGAAATTAAGAGAAATAGAGTTCTTACTTTAGATTTTGACGGTTTGTATAATATCAAAGTTGTGAACTCAAAGTTACGTGAAAGTATGAATTGAAGGCTTAATGACAAAGGCATGCTaggatttaatatttaatatttatgtatagGTAAAAGTAGTAAATAAGTATACTCTTAATGAGTTAAATCAATACAAAACCAGTAACCCAgtaattctttttataaaattatttaaacatattaaCCCAATAGTAATAAGCTAATAACACTTTTTTGATCGGCTTACCGATCAGTTTGATTTTTGCTCACCCATAAATACTTGAAGCCTCACCATTTTTGCACCTATTTTGGGCATATTTTAGGAGCCAATTTATAAGAAATAAgagattttcttaatttttcgtATGTGTCAGCCCATGATTATTTTGACAATACTCAGATGAATTTTTTGTAGAACCTTTATGGGACCACTGTAGGGAGTTCGGGGAGCAGCACGTTAAATCTCACATTTTTTACACAAATTTTGGGCATTTtgaagtttttatttattaggaATTAGGTGATAGTCTCTGTTTCTCGTGTGTTGGCCCATCAAAATATGACTTTcagatgattttttttcaaaatctttaTAGAACTCTCTGAATGAAGTTGGGGAAGCAGTACATGAAATCTCATTAATTTTGCATATATTTTGCACATTTAGGAGCCATTTtaagaaaatcatgcattttttttaagtttttttatgtGTGTTAACCTAGAATATTTTGATAGCATGCttcaagaaaattatattttacaaaacttTTATAGAAAGGGAGTTGAGAGAGCAACACATAAAGGCACTCCATTTTTGCACATTTTTTTTGGCATTAAAGAGCTATTTTCCAagaattatgtaatttttcgaGTTTTTCTTATCTCTTAGCCGTGAATATTTTGGTGATATAACTTTTTGAGGATATTAATGCCAAATCTTAAAGAAACCCTCCATAGGGAGTTGGGTGAGCAGTACGTGAAGTTTCACCATTTTTGCACATAATTTGAGAATTAGGAGTATTTTACTAAAACAAtgtgattttcttaattttttgtgtgttaGCCCGTGAATATTTTGGTGATATAACTTCCGAAGACTTTTTTGCAAAACCTTTATGGAACTCTCTGTAGGGAGTTTCGGAAGAGGTACGTGAAGACTGACCATTTTTACACATATTAGGTGCATTTTGGAGCCATTTTACAGACTTAGGATCTTCTTAGTTATTCGTATGTATTAGCCCATTAGTATTTGATGATATGGCTATCCGGTGATTTTTTTGCAAACCCTTATGGAACTTCCCGTAGGAAGTTGGGGGAGCCATACGTGAAGCTTCACCATTTTTTGTGCACATATTTTAGTCATTACGaacaattacaataattaagagatttttcagttttttgtGTGTGCTGACCtctaaatattttgataatatgGCTTTCGAAAAATTCTTGTTTGCAAATCTTTATGGAACCTTGTGTAAGGAGTTGGATGAGCCGTATGTGAAGCTCCATCATTTTTTTCACATGTTTTGGGCATTTAAAAGTCATGTGTGTTAGCCTATGCATATCTTGATGATATGATTTCCGATCAATTCTTTTACAAAACTTTTATGAAACCCTACGTAGAGAGTCGGGAAACAATACGTGAAACCTTACCACTTTTTACACATATTCTGGATACTTAGAAACTATTCTAcaaaaattttacaattttctcaatttttcatatatgttagctcattaatatatttgttatatgACTTtcagacaattttttttaacaaaacctttacgaatctctttattaagaaAATGAAGGTAAAAGTAGTAATTAATTTCATGATAGGTTGAAGTGGACCTAATTATTATAGCGCAAGTTACGTATTTGATCAATCGATAAAAATAACAGTTATATATTTGATCGATCGATAAAAATAACAGTAAAGTTCACCAAAATGCACAACTTTGGTATCAACTCAAACCAATAATAAACACACCACACATCCAATTCAAATTTGTACAGGTGACAGTTAGGTATATCAATACCACAAAAGAACAATGAACAACAACACAACCAAGTtaaaaaacaaacatttttttccaTGAAAAATCAAACAAGAACACTTGCAAAAATCAAGTGCTAATATAGCTGGCCTCGGACGCGCTACCTCGTGCCAATTGATGCAACACGCTAGTAGGGGACGAGTTAGTTGTTGATGACCTTAAGGCCTCGGCAAGTGGACCACCCATCGAGGCCACTTGGTGGTGACTCGTCCCCCATGCAGACCGTTCAACATTACTAACTTGAGTACCTGAATCATAGTCATTCCCGGTTGATAGCTTCAACGAGAAGTCTGACGAGGGGTTACCCCCTACACCGGGCATCGAAATGGACAGGCTGGTTGCAGCATTGTCACCTTCTTGAAGTTGTTGTTGTCTAGGCCAATCGTCGAAGAAATGGCGTAGGATTTGGCCACTAGATGATTTACCATCACCAATAGATACATCTTTTTGAAGTACTTCTTGTGGTGGACCCTTAATTGGCCTACAAATCAACATCATGACAGCCCAAACCCAAATCAAGCAGGGGACAAATTGAAGAAAAAGCTGTACAAAACATATAGTACATACACAATACAACAAACcacataataaaattttaacttcttttaaACATAATGTAAAATTTAGACGACATGATTTCCGTATTTACATTGTAATCCGtctatctcaatttatgtgaagGGATTCATAGTACATGTCAAAACACTTAATTATGATTACAAGTTTGGTTATAGTTTCTTCAATAGCTAACAACTCAAAATATCGAAAAAttacttgaaaagaaaaattatagtCAAAGAATAAACTACTCAACTCTCCAAATAGTAACAACACCTTCACATAACACGAAACGGAGGAGTACTTGTTATATTTAATATACACACCAATGATGCCTACAAATAACTATAACTAGGCGGTTGGCTACTTTCTATGTTTCTTGATCGGTATACATAGATTATACCTGTAATATACTTTTGTAAACGAGTATTTAGGTTAATACCCGTTCACGAAACTGTTAATATCTCAGAAAGTAGGATCCCTGCCAGAGCAAACCCCCCAAAAAAACAAAGATAGGGTTCCTAGAAAGTAAATGAAAGTGGGCCAAAAATATCTTCAATAGATTCTAAAGatccaacaaaaaattaataagtgGACCATGCTCAACTACAAggcaaaaagagaaaaaagaaagataataaaaggaatttaaagaaaatggaaCTCACTTTGGTCAaggttttaatttaaaaattcctCCCTATTGGGAGACAAGTATCATTTTAACAGTTATATATAAAGATGTCTCATTGTAGGAGGTAGTGGAAAAAAGAGAATATTTGTTGGTccattcaagaaaaaaaaaagtgaaagttCAATGCTTTAATGTATATAATTGAACTTCTTGTCAATCTCTTTTGCATAAAACAGTGAAAAAAAAGTTGTATCTGTACAAAGTAACACTTTTCTTTGAGGAAAtgagttataaatatttataatgagAATAATGATTTCACTACAAAATATAGAGTGCATATTCACTAGATTGAATAAAGTGAGaacagataaaaaaaatttaaaataaaaaattattaaggcATAAAATGCATTTATTATGAAACACTAGGGTAGGTAATCTGTTTTATTATCTAAGTTAatggttttattttttatggagGTAAGTAGTTATCTTTTGCTTTTGAATGGGCCGGCTTTCACTAACCTCGACTAATTTGATGCTACCTACTACCTCTCATTAGCATAAGCACAACTACGGGATATTACGAGATAAATAACACTATTCACTACGACTTAGAcgtatgaaagaaaaaaaaaactagtgcTTTTGCCTATATTTCTCAAACTCTTCGAAAATGATGACACACACGTATTGTATCCTCTAAAAAATTGCACTATTTTTAGAGTATTCAACATGCACCCGTCAACATTTTTAAAGAATCTGAGCAACACAAGTTTTTGATGCCC
Proteins encoded:
- the LOC107002616 gene encoding serine/threonine-protein kinase KIPK1, coding for MGSFRANCEIVESKDEAELFQHSRRFNQVLEPDRKQQKPPLARKGAGKYIGDDINQLFESINVRTSKSLDLTDHVRRDASKRPMRGGGSNSPVTGFSDPVSLKQAFRGLCISQAAEMAAMRRLSKPPGSPSGLEPGRITCSSRFAGPSESGFLRSERLLQDESISGGLHKLSHNPHERYVKSANHSPRSSPRFAIKPFNMSQNGRVVPAESMSSSVPQHIQESRLKSPGQSAFSSPRYASKPSIKSTESISRQSERILSAENVLGSRKKDFLQPPEANMRSSNQTALSSPRIGDKPVTKQAESVVAQNERTGGAESISGFFNMIPDYPEPMKSPHQGAISSPRLVAAQALQLTTSSLQETKNAQASNYHEIKALGTASTKEKTQTAVPSSSSCESNNVVLVSGPKRSPDNQKRNVVTSFRVANKAALKLRRKGRSQTVPSSNVVKGNKESKSRRSTSRSIKPPVKNKSLVKKKLKEEVALAASTFNLCYEINDPTESPSQLICQRCQCTLEGAGKESSEEPAKQISGCMTVGASENSTSCAANGYNNSGPPVLKFNKTSKSREQGEFSQSSKSSIGDYSTSTTISEESNLSGSFSGNRPHMSKDGRWEAINQVRKHYGFLGLSHFNLLKKLGCGDIGTVYLAELLETNCLFAIKVMDNEYLARRKKLPRAQTEREILRILDHPFLPTLYAQFTSDNLSCLVMEFCSGGDLHVLRQKQPGRYFSEPAARFYVAEVLLALEYLHMLGVVYRDLKPENILVREDGHIMLTDFDLSLRCSVNPTLLQSSSLGVEAPRISGPCAGSNCIDPFCAGPSCQVSCFSPRVLPGTARARKLKAEAAASLNRSLPQLVVEPTEARSNSFVGTHEYLAPEIIKGEGHGSAVDWWTLGVFLYELLYGKTPFKGAGNEETLANVVLQNLRFPDSQIVSFQARDLIRGLLVKEPENRLGTETGAAEIKRHPFFDGLNWALIRCAVPPQVPGVTKVALEEKSKKFLECGSTGEHLEFELF